A region of Paenimyroides aestuarii DNA encodes the following proteins:
- a CDS encoding GIY-YIG nuclease family protein, with protein sequence MTLHEAIEKVLRQKGMSMTTQQIADELNENNWYNKRDGSKILAFQIHGRTRNYSHLFKREGASVSLIEKSIINTITNKTKIIKPILELTDISLKDKLLFENDLMNEKKYRKASEIDNIVPNTSGIYCIRISNIDKIPNPFNLFLSDRRHNIIYMGIAKKSLRTRFLNQELRANGHGTFFRSIGAILGYRPLKGSLVSKKNKHNYKFSNTDEQKIINWINDNLVVNWIEFNDDFDTLEKSLIQKYKPLINISKNPSALKELSDLRKICVHIANNKK encoded by the coding sequence ATGACATTACACGAAGCGATAGAGAAAGTTTTGCGGCAAAAAGGGATGTCTATGACAACTCAACAAATTGCAGATGAATTAAATGAAAATAATTGGTATAATAAAAGAGATGGTTCCAAAATTCTGGCATTTCAAATTCATGGTAGAACAAGAAATTATTCCCATCTTTTTAAAAGAGAAGGTGCATCAGTTTCTCTTATAGAAAAATCAATAATAAATACAATAACAAATAAAACCAAAATAATAAAACCAATACTTGAATTGACCGATATTTCTCTAAAAGATAAATTATTGTTTGAAAATGATTTAATGAATGAAAAAAAGTATAGAAAGGCAAGTGAAATTGACAATATAGTTCCAAATACTTCAGGAATTTATTGCATTCGAATTTCAAATATTGACAAAATTCCAAATCCATTTAATCTTTTTTTATCAGATAGACGACATAATATTATTTATATGGGTATTGCAAAGAAGAGTTTAAGAACAAGATTTTTAAATCAAGAACTTCGCGCTAATGGACATGGAACATTTTTTAGAAGTATTGGTGCTATTCTTGGATATAGACCTCTTAAGGGTTCGCTTGTATCTAAAAAAAATAAACACAATTATAAATTTTCTAATACAGATGAACAAAAAATTATTAATTGGATTAATGATAATTTGGTAGTAAATTGGATTGAATTTAATGATGATTTTGATACTTTGGAAAAAAGTTTAATACAAAAGTACAAACCACTAATAAATATTTCAAAAAATCCTTCAGCACTTAAAGAGCTGTCTGATTTAAGAAAAATATGTGTTCATATTGCTAACAACAAAAAATAG
- a CDS encoding serine hydrolase domain-containing protein: MKFFLTTFLFIPLILFGQNNIEEIINQEFEKGHFNGAVLYYDGNQTQKISKGFSNIQFDVEIDNKTRFPIASITKLFTSLAIIQLQEKGLINFNDKIEKFIPNISEECKSITIEDLIIHHSGLENEPIKAVVNKYSIDDYINEFVKKSPNNTLKFNYNNVDFVLLSKIIEIVTAKPFSKAIEDLILKPLKLENAGFVSENEVIKNLAYGYHNYSFGEGNKDEPLFNDRRYISNYFGAGGIYSTTEDLLKLLLAIKDNKLISEKSKTQYLLKPQTDEYIDWLSGKPTFGFYFDENSNVYRRSGNIDGFNSQIITNKNFDKILIILCNTDTADLQNLANKIYFKK; this comes from the coding sequence ATGAAATTTTTCCTGACGACATTCTTATTTATTCCCTTAATCTTATTCGGACAAAACAATATTGAAGAAATAATAAATCAAGAATTTGAAAAAGGACATTTCAACGGAGCGGTTTTGTACTATGACGGAAACCAAACTCAAAAAATAAGCAAAGGCTTTTCTAACATTCAGTTTGATGTAGAAATTGATAATAAAACTCGATTTCCAATAGCATCAATAACCAAACTTTTTACATCACTTGCAATTATCCAACTTCAAGAAAAAGGTCTGATTAATTTCAACGACAAAATTGAAAAATTTATTCCCAATATTTCCGAAGAATGTAAAAGCATTACAATAGAAGATTTAATAATTCATCATTCCGGCTTGGAAAATGAACCAATAAAAGCTGTTGTAAATAAATATTCTATTGACGACTACATAAATGAGTTTGTCAAAAAATCGCCAAATAACACTTTAAAATTCAACTATAACAATGTTGATTTTGTATTGTTGTCAAAAATCATTGAAATAGTTACGGCTAAACCATTTTCAAAAGCAATCGAAGACTTAATTTTGAAACCATTAAAATTGGAAAATGCAGGATTTGTTAGTGAAAACGAAGTTATCAAAAACTTGGCTTACGGTTATCATAATTATTCTTTTGGGGAAGGAAACAAAGATGAACCTCTGTTCAATGATAGAAGATATATCTCAAATTATTTTGGAGCAGGTGGAATTTATTCGACAACTGAAGACTTACTAAAACTTTTACTCGCTATAAAAGACAATAAATTAATTTCCGAAAAATCAAAAACTCAATATCTTTTAAAACCTCAAACCGATGAATACATTGATTGGCTTTCGGGAAAACCTACATTTGGATTTTATTTCGATGAAAACTCAAATGTTTACAGACGAAGCGGAAATATTGACGGCTTTAATTCTCAAATCATCACAAATAAAAACTTTGACAAAATCCTAATTATTCTTTGCAATACTGACACTGCTGACCTACAAAACTTAGCGAACAAAATCTACTTCAAAAAATAA
- the ltrA gene encoding group II intron reverse transcriptase/maturase: protein MITRVVQPFQLQKALEHVIANKGNAGVDGVSIRELRKVFSEKKLQLIEAIKQGNYQVQPILGIEIPKENGKTRLLGVPTTTERVLQQAVAQTIAPLFEPEFSNYSYGFRPHKNARQAVGQARDYIHSGLNHIVDIDLKNFFDEVDHCLLLNLIYQKVKCKVTMQLIRKWLRAPIKINGKLRKRRKGVPQGSPLSPLMSNILLHQLDKEMTRRGHKFVRYADDFSIYSKSHNQAQATRVVIEKFLKDKLKLTINEEKSGIRKPVNFTILGFGFVPTYEKGSKNQYQFIVAEKAWKKLKERLKTITRKTTPATFEERIAKIKEVQRGWLNYFQGTSILGKLRDLDGWLRNRLRYCIWHHWKKPERKRKNLIRLGASQDHAYAWSRTRNALHSRTPIKQ from the coding sequence ATGATAACAAGAGTAGTACAACCTTTTCAACTTCAAAAAGCATTGGAACACGTGATTGCCAATAAAGGCAATGCGGGTGTTGATGGTGTTTCTATCCGAGAACTCCGTAAGGTGTTTTCTGAAAAGAAACTACAACTGATTGAAGCAATCAAACAAGGCAACTACCAAGTACAACCCATTTTAGGTATTGAAATTCCCAAGGAAAACGGAAAAACCCGATTATTGGGCGTTCCAACTACTACAGAACGTGTGTTGCAACAAGCCGTAGCACAAACTATTGCACCGCTTTTTGAACCCGAATTTAGTAATTACAGCTATGGATTTAGACCTCACAAAAATGCCCGACAAGCCGTTGGACAAGCACGAGACTACATCCATTCAGGATTAAACCACATTGTGGATATCGACCTGAAAAATTTCTTTGACGAAGTTGACCACTGTTTATTACTGAATTTAATCTATCAAAAAGTGAAATGCAAAGTTACGATGCAACTGATACGCAAATGGCTCAGAGCACCGATTAAAATCAATGGAAAGCTACGCAAACGAAGAAAAGGCGTTCCGCAAGGTTCTCCCTTAAGTCCACTAATGTCAAACATCTTACTCCATCAATTGGATAAAGAAATGACCCGAAGAGGACACAAATTTGTACGTTATGCGGATGATTTTAGTATTTACAGCAAAAGCCACAATCAAGCCCAAGCTACAAGAGTGGTGATTGAAAAGTTTCTCAAGGACAAACTCAAATTGACTATAAATGAAGAAAAGAGCGGTATAAGAAAACCCGTCAACTTCACGATTTTAGGATTTGGGTTCGTACCTACGTATGAAAAAGGAAGCAAGAATCAATACCAATTCATAGTAGCCGAAAAGGCGTGGAAGAAACTAAAAGAACGACTTAAAACAATTACCCGAAAAACCACACCTGCCACCTTTGAAGAGCGTATTGCCAAGATAAAAGAAGTGCAACGCGGATGGCTGAACTATTTTCAAGGCACAAGTATTTTAGGCAAATTACGCGATTTAGATGGTTGGTTACGCAACCGACTGCGCTACTGCATTTGGCATCATTGGAAGAAACCCGAAAGGAAAAGGAAAAACCTGATTCGATTGGGCGCCAGCCAAGACCACGCCTATGCTTGGAGCAGAACACGAAATGCTTTGCATTCACGAACACCAATAAAACAATAA
- the dnaN gene encoding DNA polymerase III subunit beta, protein MKFIVSSSYLLKQLQVLGSVINSSNTLHILDNFLFELDQNQLKVSASDLETTMTATLEIESTSEGSIAVPARLLLETLKTFPEQPLTFTVKENSTIEISSDLGKYVLAYLPGEEFPKAEMLEDPSKAEISAEILFTAISKTIFAAGNDDLRPVMSGVYFQFAPTGVIFVATDAHKLVKYSRTDVTSSAEANFIMPKKPLNILKNILATADAAVSIEYNDSNAMFSFDNYTLICRLIDGKYPNYEAVIPKENPNKLIISRTQFLSSVRRVAIYANKTTHQIRLKIAGTELNISAEDIDYSNKADERLTCDYTGDDMQIGFNSRFLTEMLTNLQSDEIQLEMSLPNRAGILTPIDGLDEGETVTMLVMPVMLNN, encoded by the coding sequence ATGAAATTTATTGTATCGAGCTCGTATTTATTGAAACAATTACAAGTTTTAGGAAGCGTAATAAATAGCAGCAACACCTTACATATTCTTGATAATTTCTTATTTGAACTTGATCAAAATCAATTAAAAGTATCGGCATCGGATTTAGAAACCACCATGACTGCTACTTTAGAGATCGAATCAACAAGCGAAGGTTCAATTGCCGTTCCGGCACGTTTATTATTAGAAACTTTAAAAACATTTCCTGAACAACCGCTCACTTTCACAGTAAAAGAAAACAGTACTATTGAAATCAGCTCTGATTTAGGAAAGTATGTTTTAGCATATTTGCCAGGCGAAGAATTTCCAAAGGCAGAAATGTTAGAAGATCCTTCAAAAGCAGAAATTAGTGCCGAAATATTGTTCACAGCAATCAGTAAAACGATTTTTGCTGCTGGAAATGATGATTTGCGTCCGGTGATGTCGGGTGTATATTTTCAATTTGCACCAACAGGTGTGATTTTTGTTGCTACTGATGCACATAAATTGGTGAAATATTCCCGCACCGATGTTACCAGCTCTGCAGAAGCAAACTTTATCATGCCTAAAAAGCCTTTAAATATTTTAAAAAATATTTTAGCCACAGCTGATGCAGCCGTTTCTATTGAATATAACGACTCAAATGCGATGTTTAGTTTTGATAATTACACATTGATTTGTAGATTAATTGATGGAAAATATCCAAACTACGAAGCAGTAATACCAAAAGAAAATCCCAATAAATTGATTATTTCACGCACACAGTTTTTAAGTTCTGTTCGCCGTGTTGCAATTTATGCAAACAAAACCACACACCAAATTCGTTTAAAAATTGCCGGAACTGAATTGAATATTTCCGCAGAAGATATTGACTATTCAAACAAAGCAGACGAGCGTTTAACGTGTGATTACACAGGAGACGATATGCAAATCGGTTTCAATTCGCGCTTTTTAACCGAGATGTTGACCAACTTGCAGTCCGATGAAATACAATTGGAAATGTCGCTACCGAACCGTGCCGGAATTTTAACTCCGATCGATGGATTAGACGAAGGCGAAACAGTTACCATGCTTGTTATGCCGGTAATGCTGAATAATTAA
- a CDS encoding Dps family protein — protein MKILGLPQKETKENIELLNVLLSNFQVYYQNLRGLHWNIRGKRFFELHVKFEELYNQAQLRIDEIAERVLTLGGTPLHTFEDYLANNKLNVANNITNDEKAVEMVVNSLADLLVIERELLEKSGAINDEGTNAMMSDLITEQEKQIWMMQAFLG, from the coding sequence ATGAAAATTTTAGGATTACCACAAAAGGAAACCAAAGAAAACATTGAGCTTTTAAACGTTCTTTTATCGAACTTTCAAGTATATTATCAAAATTTGCGCGGCTTACATTGGAACATTCGTGGAAAGCGATTTTTTGAATTACACGTAAAGTTTGAAGAATTGTACAATCAAGCCCAATTGCGAATCGATGAAATTGCAGAGCGTGTGCTTACATTAGGTGGCACTCCTTTACATACATTTGAGGATTATTTAGCAAACAACAAACTCAATGTTGCGAACAACATAACAAACGACGAAAAAGCGGTGGAAATGGTTGTGAATTCATTAGCCGATTTACTGGTAATTGAACGCGAACTTTTAGAAAAATCGGGCGCTATTAACGATGAAGGAACCAACGCAATGATGAGTGATTTAATCACGGAACAAGAAAAACAAATCTGGATGATGCAGGCGTTTTTGGGGTAA
- a CDS encoding DUF4920 domain-containing protein: MKKIVFFFAATALLVACDKKQDSNATETANNTTDEKMNFQVYGDSISAEGAISKEEMLAKYEDMKPTDTLAVKLDSEIIATCKKKGCWMTLKLGKDKEAFVKFKDYAFFVPKEGAENHRTIISGKAFIETTPVDELKHYAKDAGKTDAEIAAITEPKVEYRFMADGVLIAEN; this comes from the coding sequence ATGAAAAAAATCGTATTCTTTTTTGCAGCAACCGCTTTATTGGTTGCATGTGATAAAAAACAAGACAGCAACGCTACCGAAACCGCTAACAACACAACCGATGAGAAAATGAATTTCCAGGTGTATGGTGACAGCATTTCTGCCGAAGGCGCTATTTCAAAGGAAGAAATGTTGGCAAAATATGAAGACATGAAACCAACCGACACGTTAGCTGTTAAATTGGATTCAGAAATAATTGCTACATGCAAAAAGAAAGGTTGTTGGATGACCTTGAAATTGGGCAAGGATAAAGAAGCTTTTGTAAAATTTAAAGATTATGCTTTTTTTGTTCCTAAAGAAGGTGCAGAAAATCATAGAACCATAATATCAGGAAAAGCTTTTATAGAAACAACACCGGTTGATGAATTAAAGCATTATGCAAAAGATGCAGGCAAGACCGATGCTGAAATTGCTGCAATCACAGAACCAAAAGTAGAATATCGTTTTATGGCAGATGGCGTTTTAATTGCTGAAAATTAA
- a CDS encoding branched-chain amino acid aminotransferase has protein sequence MDSNILNNLQLTKVAVSKIDTFDFENVKFGAKFTDHMLTCAYKNGEWGALEIKPYAPITLDPSARVFHYGQAIFEGMKAYKQDNNDIWLFRPDENFHRFNKSAIRLAMPTIDETRFIGGLKELIKVEKEWVRKGLGNSLYIRPFMIATESGVIASPSSEFLFCILLSPAKSYYSGKIKVQIADYYSRAANGGIGAAKAAGNYSAQFYPTKLAQEAGYNQVIWTDSTHTHLEESGTMNVFFRINDTLYTAPTSDRILDGVTRKSLIALAEHLGYQVKIEPVKVEAIIQAAKEGSLKEIFGAGTAAVVNQIEGFAYKDDYYELPNIADEDAYALQLKNALTKLQNKLTDDPFNWTVKI, from the coding sequence GTGGATTCAAACATTTTAAACAACTTACAACTAACTAAAGTTGCCGTTTCAAAAATAGATACTTTTGATTTTGAAAATGTAAAATTTGGTGCCAAATTTACCGATCACATGCTAACATGTGCATACAAAAATGGTGAATGGGGTGCTTTAGAAATTAAACCCTACGCTCCAATTACTTTAGACCCTTCAGCAAGAGTTTTTCATTACGGACAAGCTATTTTTGAAGGAATGAAAGCATATAAACAAGACAATAATGATATTTGGTTGTTTAGACCCGATGAAAACTTTCACCGCTTCAATAAATCGGCAATTCGTTTAGCAATGCCAACGATCGATGAAACACGTTTTATTGGTGGATTAAAAGAGTTGATTAAAGTTGAAAAAGAATGGGTACGCAAAGGCTTAGGTAATTCATTATACATTCGCCCATTTATGATTGCTACTGAAAGTGGCGTGATTGCAAGCCCTTCAAGCGAATTTTTATTCTGTATTTTGTTGTCTCCGGCAAAATCGTATTACTCCGGCAAAATAAAAGTACAAATTGCAGATTATTACAGCCGAGCAGCAAATGGAGGTATTGGCGCTGCAAAAGCGGCAGGAAATTATTCGGCACAGTTTTATCCAACCAAACTTGCTCAAGAAGCAGGATATAACCAAGTAATTTGGACCGATTCTACGCACACACATTTAGAAGAATCTGGAACCATGAATGTGTTTTTTAGAATCAATGATACCTTATACACTGCACCAACATCTGATCGTATTTTAGATGGTGTAACCCGTAAAAGTTTAATTGCGCTTGCAGAACATTTGGGATATCAAGTGAAAATTGAACCTGTAAAAGTAGAAGCCATTATTCAGGCAGCAAAAGAAGGTAGTTTAAAAGAAATTTTTGGGGCAGGAACAGCCGCAGTTGTTAATCAAATTGAAGGATTTGCTTACAAAGATGACTATTATGAACTGCCCAATATTGCCGATGAAGACGCTTATGCGTTGCAGTTGAAAAACGCATTGACAAAACTTCAAAATAAATTAACCGACGATCCATTTAACTGGACAGTGAAAATTTAA
- the mnmD gene encoding tRNA (5-methylaminomethyl-2-thiouridine)(34)-methyltransferase MnmD → MKRELILTNDGSHSLLVTNMGETFHSKHGAVQESLHVYIKNGLEHVCKNSINVLEFGFGTGLNALLTMQYASENNVIIHYETIEAYPLVAQEYQALNYNSFVETTLSLQYLHELACNKLEKVTTHFSILKHFCKIEDFASTKFFDIIYFDVFGYDYQSELWSEEILRKAYNLLQPNGIFVTYACKGLINRRLKEIGFKVKKLQGPPGKREMVFAVKKI, encoded by the coding sequence ATGAAACGCGAGCTGATTCTTACAAACGACGGATCGCATAGTTTACTGGTTACAAACATGGGCGAAACATTTCATTCTAAGCATGGCGCTGTGCAAGAATCGCTACATGTTTATATAAAAAATGGATTGGAACACGTTTGTAAAAACTCCATTAACGTTTTGGAATTTGGTTTTGGAACAGGCTTAAACGCATTGCTAACCATGCAATATGCTAGTGAGAATAACGTTATAATTCATTACGAAACCATTGAAGCTTATCCGCTAGTGGCGCAAGAATATCAAGCGTTGAATTACAACAGTTTTGTGGAAACAACACTATCGTTGCAGTATTTACACGAACTTGCTTGCAATAAGTTGGAAAAAGTTACAACACATTTTAGTATCTTGAAGCATTTTTGCAAAATTGAAGATTTTGCTTCAACCAAGTTTTTTGATATTATTTATTTTGATGTGTTTGGATACGATTACCAAAGCGAACTATGGTCTGAAGAAATTTTACGCAAAGCATACAATTTACTACAACCAAACGGCATTTTTGTAACCTATGCGTGTAAAGGCTTAATAAACCGCAGATTAAAAGAGATTGGCTTTAAGGTAAAAAAATTACAAGGACCACCAGGAAAAAGAGAGATGGTTTTTGCTGTTAAAAAAATCTAA
- a CDS encoding LysR family transcriptional regulator, producing the protein MTITQLNYVLAVAEFQNFTIAAEKCFVTQPTLSMQIQKLEEELEVKIFDRNKKPIQLTEVGKRIVEQAKSIVNEADRIKDIVEQQKGFIGGDFKIGIIPTIMPTLLPMFLKNFIKKYPKINLIVEEHTTDEIINRLKKGQLDAAIAATPLKESDLKEIVLYYEPFVGYFPADYRKDLVQLSANDLNINDILLLQDGHCFTNGILNICKASKLDAFRRFELTSGSFETLIGLANEGLGVTFLPYLHTLNLNEKDQKNLIEFENPKPSREVSLIFPKNELKIHIIDALRTTISGVVKGAITFQDIEIISPKITA; encoded by the coding sequence ATGACTATTACACAACTAAATTACGTACTTGCCGTAGCCGAATTTCAAAATTTTACCATTGCTGCCGAAAAGTGTTTTGTAACACAACCCACATTAAGCATGCAAATTCAGAAGTTAGAAGAGGAGCTTGAAGTGAAAATTTTTGATCGCAATAAAAAACCTATTCAACTCACCGAGGTGGGCAAACGAATTGTTGAACAAGCAAAAAGCATTGTAAACGAAGCCGATCGTATTAAAGACATCGTAGAACAGCAAAAAGGCTTTATTGGTGGCGATTTTAAGATAGGCATCATTCCTACAATTATGCCCACTCTTTTGCCAATGTTTTTAAAGAATTTTATTAAAAAATATCCTAAAATTAATTTAATTGTTGAGGAGCACACTACAGATGAAATCATTAATCGGTTAAAAAAAGGACAGCTAGACGCTGCAATTGCCGCCACTCCTTTAAAAGAAAGCGATCTAAAAGAAATTGTACTGTATTATGAACCTTTTGTGGGGTATTTTCCAGCCGATTATAGAAAAGATTTGGTGCAACTATCTGCTAATGATTTGAATATTAATGATATTTTATTGTTGCAAGATGGGCATTGTTTTACAAATGGAATTTTAAATATTTGCAAGGCATCAAAATTAGATGCTTTTCGCAGGTTTGAACTCACTTCGGGAAGTTTTGAAACATTGATTGGCTTGGCAAATGAAGGTTTGGGTGTAACTTTTTTGCCCTATCTACACACTTTAAACTTGAATGAAAAGGATCAAAAAAACCTCATTGAATTCGAAAATCCAAAACCATCAAGAGAAGTAAGTTTGATTTTTCCTAAAAACGAATTAAAAATTCATATCATTGATGCGCTTCGAACCACAATAAGCGGGGTTGTTAAAGGCGCTATTACTTTTCAAGATATAGAAATTATTAGTCCGAAAATTACTGCATAA
- a CDS encoding sodium:solute symporter family protein: MPHWIDVLIFIIYFLGMLGVGFYFANKHTDERDYYTGSGTLSAGHVGLSVVATDVGGGFSIGLGGVGFTMGLSGSWLLFTGLIGAWLSAVFLIPKVFEWQQKRGGYFLTLPQVFKYLYNKKVALVAAIICIIGYTGFTSSQFLAGAKLSTAAFPAVDTQTMLWIMGIIAVFYTMLGGMKAVIYTDTVQWIILLAGLMLVAIPVAYIKLGGMQGILPYLNQDMLSLKNITWQQIINWSVTIIPIWFVGMTLYQRIFACKDVKTAKKAWYFAGVLEWPIMAFTGVVLGMLANVAIQQKLVPIEGGVLNDVELGLPLLIKNILPIGLTGVVMAAYFSAVLSTADSCLMAASGNVVGDLIPDHKKKNSHTIIRMSKLSTLLIGFLAILLASVMENVLALMLYAYAFMVSGLLVPVIAAIVFKKPKPTPALISMIVGGGLSIFLIIIDTKLPFGLDANVFGLSAAICAYGIASMFVKSD, translated from the coding sequence ATGCCACATTGGATTGATGTATTAATTTTTATTATTTATTTTTTGGGAATGCTAGGGGTGGGGTTCTATTTTGCAAATAAGCACACCGACGAACGAGATTATTATACCGGCAGCGGTACTTTGTCAGCAGGTCATGTGGGGCTATCGGTGGTAGCAACAGATGTAGGCGGCGGTTTTTCAATAGGTTTAGGAGGAGTTGGTTTTACAATGGGTTTATCGGGTTCGTGGTTGCTTTTTACAGGTTTAATAGGTGCATGGTTAAGTGCTGTTTTTTTGATACCAAAAGTTTTTGAATGGCAGCAAAAAAGAGGCGGTTATTTTCTTACACTTCCTCAAGTTTTCAAATATCTATACAATAAAAAAGTAGCACTAGTGGCAGCAATCATTTGTATTATTGGCTACACAGGTTTCACAAGTTCGCAATTTTTGGCAGGAGCAAAACTTTCAACAGCTGCTTTTCCCGCAGTTGATACGCAAACCATGCTTTGGATAATGGGAATAATTGCCGTTTTTTATACCATGCTTGGTGGGATGAAAGCGGTAATTTATACCGATACTGTGCAATGGATTATTTTGCTTGCGGGATTAATGCTCGTTGCAATTCCGGTTGCTTATATTAAATTAGGTGGAATGCAAGGTATATTGCCTTATTTAAACCAAGATATGCTTTCGCTAAAAAATATTACTTGGCAACAAATTATTAATTGGAGTGTAACAATTATACCCATTTGGTTTGTTGGAATGACACTTTATCAGCGCATATTCGCTTGTAAGGATGTTAAAACAGCAAAAAAAGCTTGGTACTTTGCGGGTGTTTTAGAATGGCCTATTATGGCTTTTACAGGTGTTGTATTAGGAATGCTTGCAAATGTAGCTATTCAACAAAAGTTAGTACCCATTGAAGGCGGTGTTTTAAACGATGTAGAACTAGGACTACCCTTATTAATAAAAAATATTTTACCCATAGGTTTAACCGGCGTTGTGATGGCGGCTTATTTTTCAGCAGTTTTATCCACGGCCGACAGTTGTTTAATGGCAGCCTCTGGTAATGTGGTGGGTGATTTAATACCTGATCATAAAAAGAAAAACAGCCATACAATTATTAGAATGTCTAAACTTTCTACCTTACTCATCGGATTTCTCGCCATTTTACTTGCTTCGGTTATGGAAAATGTACTAGCATTAATGCTTTATGCTTATGCATTTATGGTTTCAGGTCTTTTAGTACCTGTAATTGCCGCAATAGTTTTCAAAAAACCAAAACCTACTCCAGCATTAATTTCTATGATAGTAGGGGGTGGTCTTTCCATTTTTTTAATAATAATAGATACAAAGCTACCATTTGGACTAGATGCCAATGTTTTTGGACTTAGCGCTGCAATTTGCGCCTATGGAATTGCTAGTATGTTCGTAAAATCTGATTGA